In one window of Tursiops truncatus isolate mTurTru1 chromosome 5, mTurTru1.mat.Y, whole genome shotgun sequence DNA:
- the C5H4orf33 gene encoding UPF0462 protein C4orf33 homolog isoform X2 gives MDFKIEHTWDGFPVKHEPVFVRLNPGDRGVMMEVSAPFFNDPPAPLGEPGKPFNELWDYEVVEAFFLNDVTEQYLEVELCPHGQHLVLLLSGKRNVWKQELDLSFKASRGETKWEGRAYLPWSYFPPNVTKFNSFAIHGSKDKRSYEALYPVLPHELQQGQKPDFHHLEYFKPFSFNTLLGEEWKQPESDLWLIEKPDV, from the exons atggattttaaaattgaACACACTTGGGATGGTTTTCCAGTGAAGCATGAGCCAGTGTTTGTCAGGCTGAATCCAGGTGATAGAGGAGTGATGATGGAAGTCAGTGCTCCATTTTTCAATGATCCTCCAGCCCCACtaggagaaccaggaaagccttTCAATGAACTGTGGGATTATGAAG TTGTGGAAGCATTTTTCTTGAATGACGTAACTGAACAGTATTTAGAAGTTGAACTTTGTCc CCATGGACAGCATTTGGTGCTTTTACTCtctggaaaaagaaatgtgtggaaa CAAGAACTTGATCTATCATTCAAAGCGTCCAGAGGAGAGACAAAATGGGAAGGTAGAGCTTATCTTCCTTGGAGTTATTTTCCACcaaatgtgacaaaattcaaTTCATTTGCAATTCATGGATCAAAAGATAAAAGAAGCTATGAAGCTCTTTACCCTGTACTTCCACATGAGCTGCAGCAAGGACAAAAACCTGATTt cCATCATCTGGAATACTTCAAGCCTTTCAGTTTTAACACACTGCTTGGAGAAGAGTGGAAACAACCAGAGTCAGACCTGTGGCTAATAGAGAAACCTGATGTGTAG
- the C5H4orf33 gene encoding UPF0462 protein C4orf33 homolog isoform X1, which produces MVGKHSLQMDFKIEHTWDGFPVKHEPVFVRLNPGDRGVMMEVSAPFFNDPPAPLGEPGKPFNELWDYEVVEAFFLNDVTEQYLEVELCPHGQHLVLLLSGKRNVWKQELDLSFKASRGETKWEGRAYLPWSYFPPNVTKFNSFAIHGSKDKRSYEALYPVLPHELQQGQKPDFHHLEYFKPFSFNTLLGEEWKQPESDLWLIEKPDV; this is translated from the exons aGTCttcaaatggattttaaaattgaACACACTTGGGATGGTTTTCCAGTGAAGCATGAGCCAGTGTTTGTCAGGCTGAATCCAGGTGATAGAGGAGTGATGATGGAAGTCAGTGCTCCATTTTTCAATGATCCTCCAGCCCCACtaggagaaccaggaaagccttTCAATGAACTGTGGGATTATGAAG TTGTGGAAGCATTTTTCTTGAATGACGTAACTGAACAGTATTTAGAAGTTGAACTTTGTCc CCATGGACAGCATTTGGTGCTTTTACTCtctggaaaaagaaatgtgtggaaa CAAGAACTTGATCTATCATTCAAAGCGTCCAGAGGAGAGACAAAATGGGAAGGTAGAGCTTATCTTCCTTGGAGTTATTTTCCACcaaatgtgacaaaattcaaTTCATTTGCAATTCATGGATCAAAAGATAAAAGAAGCTATGAAGCTCTTTACCCTGTACTTCCACATGAGCTGCAGCAAGGACAAAAACCTGATTt cCATCATCTGGAATACTTCAAGCCTTTCAGTTTTAACACACTGCTTGGAGAAGAGTGGAAACAACCAGAGTCAGACCTGTGGCTAATAGAGAAACCTGATGTGTAG